Proteins from a single region of Apium graveolens cultivar Ventura chromosome 7, ASM990537v1, whole genome shotgun sequence:
- the LOC141673338 gene encoding uncharacterized protein LOC141673338: MMVRLLTLQKTEKRDGQELDRQPQETRKAIGELSRPWGDTQIEDNDQTFGFLERPQNINKGSPCGQAVLDDLNAKISTTANTLRNQQQQSRTFSSNSSLDLFLSLCIPGTEGNQKVKREGTSVESQRKRKGTFDAFDNVTVSSLKSRRLMEMGKFLEKPFTSYEIVDLESENTDGRTRPVATAYAKHDSTPRKYEKATGESSGPHEDEHKGPVKKSGTGVNPRVGNILNMEAPQIGRPLSPINEVCILSRNPADFSVPGPDNIYMIQNL; this comes from the exons ATGATGGTTAGACTATTAACTCTACAAAAAACAGAAAAAAGGGACG GACAAGAATTGGATAGACAACCCCAGGAGACGAGGAAAGCCATTGGTGAATTATCTCGCCCTTGGGGAGACACCCAAATCGAAGATAATGATCAGACTTTTGGTTTTCTTGAGCGTCCACAAAACATAAACAAAGGCTCACCCTGTGGCCAAGCCGTACTTGATGATCTGAATGCTAAAATTTCAACTACAGCTAACACCCTGCGTAATCAGCAGCAGCAGAGTAGAACTTTCTCTAGTAACAGTAGTTTG GATCTTTTTCTCAGCCTCTGCATCCCCGGAACAGAAGGGAATCAGAAGGTGAAACGTGAGGGTACTTCTGTTGAGAGTCAAAGAAAGAGGAAGGGCACTTTTGATGCATTCGATAATGTCACTGTTTCATCACTGAAATCGCGTAGGTTGATGGAAATGGGAAAGTTCCTTGAAAAGCCCTTTACTTCCTATGAAATTGTTGATTTAGAATCAGAAAATACTGATGGTAGAACCAGACCAGTGGCAACTGCTTATGCTAAGCATG ATTCAACCCCGAGAAAGTATGAAAAAGCTACTGGCGAGTCATCTGGCCCTCATGAAGACGAGCACAAAGGACCTGTAAAGAAATCTGGCACTGGAGTAAATCCCCGGGTTGGAAATATTTTGAATATGGAAGCTCCACAAATTGGTCGACCACTTAGTCCTATTAACGAAGTGTGCATTCTGAGCAGAAACCCAGCAGATTTCAGTGTACCAGGTCCTGACAACATCTACATGATTCAAAACTTGTAG